The Dethiosulfovibrio peptidovorans DSM 11002 genome has a window encoding:
- the aroF gene encoding 3-deoxy-7-phosphoheptulonate synthase — protein sequence MIVVQMNERSSSLDIARVCDHQERRGMQIRVVPGRRGSTIVCEGHSETDLELKKLPSVKAVSRTNCPYPLASLEVSGPQGPVEVGRGLSIGGGSVAVMAGPCSVESREQLLETARGVASSGASVLRGGAFKPRSNPYSFQGLGSQGIDLLLEAREDTGLPIVTEVMSPEDVEWLAPQVDILQVGTRSMQNFPLLKALGRVDTPVLLKRGMASTVDEWLQAAEYILAGGNSRVILCERGIRSFDKSTRNTLDLSIVPLVKSLTHLPVVVDPSHATGKRHLVAPMSLAALAAGADGLIVEVHSRPEEALCDGPQSLDLPAFDGLMNRISRLMDALEPEESEWGLKVAM from the coding sequence ATGATAGTCGTCCAAATGAACGAACGGAGTTCAAGTCTAGATATAGCCAGGGTCTGCGACCATCAGGAGCGCAGGGGAATGCAGATAAGGGTGGTGCCGGGACGCAGGGGTAGCACCATAGTCTGCGAGGGACATTCCGAGACTGACCTGGAGCTTAAAAAACTTCCCTCCGTGAAGGCGGTTTCGCGGACGAACTGTCCCTACCCTCTGGCGAGCCTGGAGGTGTCGGGGCCTCAGGGCCCGGTCGAGGTAGGTCGAGGGCTCTCCATCGGCGGAGGTTCCGTGGCGGTCATGGCAGGGCCATGTTCGGTGGAGAGCCGGGAGCAGCTTCTCGAGACGGCCAGGGGAGTGGCGTCCTCCGGGGCCTCTGTGCTCAGGGGAGGGGCCTTCAAGCCCCGGTCGAACCCCTATTCCTTCCAGGGACTGGGCAGCCAGGGAATAGACCTCCTCCTGGAGGCCAGGGAGGATACCGGGCTTCCCATAGTCACGGAGGTCATGTCGCCGGAGGACGTTGAGTGGCTGGCCCCTCAGGTGGACATCCTCCAGGTGGGAACCAGGAGCATGCAGAACTTCCCCTTGCTCAAGGCGTTGGGACGGGTGGACACTCCGGTACTCCTCAAGAGAGGGATGGCCTCCACCGTGGACGAATGGCTTCAGGCGGCGGAGTACATACTGGCCGGAGGAAACTCCCGGGTGATCCTGTGCGAGAGGGGAATAAGAAGCTTCGACAAGAGCACCAGAAACACTCTGGATCTGAGCATAGTACCTCTGGTCAAATCCCTGACCCATCTTCCCGTGGTGGTGGACCCGAGCCACGCCACCGGCAAGAGGCACCTGGTGGCTCCCATGAGCTTGGCGGCCCTGGCGGCAGGAGCTGACGGCCTCATAGTGGAGGTTCACTCTCGGCCTGAGGAGGCCCTCTGCGACGGCCCCCAGTCGCTGGACCTTCCTGCCTTCGACGGGCTGATGAACCGGATCTCCCGACTTATGGATGCTTTGGAACCGGAGGAATCAGAATGGGGCTTGAAGGTCGCCATGTAG
- the aroA gene encoding 3-phosphoshikimate 1-carboxyvinyltransferase: MTRSINGRIEVPGDKSISHRVGILGALSSRGIEVTNFSSGADCASTLDCVEKLGCSVERHGDRVKVARGEGIAEASRTLDAGNSGTTARLLCGLLAGVPGTFSVLTGDDSLQRRPMSRIVDPLRVLGARIDGRDGGKRLPLSIRGTRLTGGQYVLPMASAQVKSALLLAGLSAQGSVTVVEPLPTRDHTEIMLEHLGVPIRRDGDSVTVYPFDDLPGGSWRVPGDFSSAAFWIVAAAICSDSSVRLSGVGLNPTRTGLLEVLRSMGLDCSVENESAQGGEPVGDLIVRSSSLRSVSVGSDMVPSMVDELPLLAVAATQAEGTTEIRGAGELRVKECDRIAAVAEGLRAMGADITEHDDGWTIPGSQKLRGARVDSRGDHRIAMAMAVAGLAADGPVEILGSDCVSISYPEFFSQLEELSDDLVPTRG, translated from the coding sequence ATGACTAGATCCATAAACGGCAGAATTGAGGTGCCTGGAGATAAATCAATCTCCCACAGGGTAGGTATCCTCGGAGCTCTGTCCAGCCGGGGAATAGAGGTTACCAACTTCTCTTCCGGAGCGGACTGCGCCAGCACTCTGGACTGCGTGGAGAAGCTTGGCTGCTCGGTTGAGCGACATGGAGACAGGGTTAAGGTCGCCAGAGGAGAGGGCATAGCCGAGGCGTCCCGTACGCTGGACGCCGGGAACTCCGGCACCACGGCCAGATTGCTCTGCGGACTGTTGGCCGGGGTGCCAGGTACCTTCTCGGTGCTTACCGGAGACGACAGTCTGCAGCGCCGTCCCATGAGCAGAATCGTAGATCCCCTCAGGGTTCTGGGGGCCAGAATAGACGGCCGAGACGGAGGCAAGAGGCTTCCCCTCTCCATAAGGGGAACCAGACTGACCGGAGGCCAGTACGTTCTGCCGATGGCGAGCGCCCAAGTCAAGAGCGCCCTGTTGCTGGCGGGACTCTCAGCCCAGGGCAGCGTGACGGTCGTGGAGCCCCTGCCGACCAGGGACCATACGGAGATAATGCTGGAGCATCTGGGGGTTCCCATAAGGAGGGACGGGGACTCGGTCACGGTATATCCTTTCGACGACCTTCCCGGAGGATCCTGGAGGGTACCGGGAGACTTCTCCTCAGCGGCCTTCTGGATCGTAGCGGCTGCGATATGCTCCGACTCGTCGGTCCGGCTCTCCGGAGTGGGATTGAACCCCACCAGGACAGGGCTGTTGGAGGTCCTTAGGTCCATGGGGCTGGACTGCTCTGTGGAGAACGAGAGCGCCCAAGGAGGCGAGCCGGTCGGGGACCTGATCGTCAGAAGCTCCTCCCTTCGTTCCGTATCGGTAGGGTCCGACATGGTTCCGTCCATGGTCGACGAGCTGCCATTGCTGGCAGTGGCAGCCACACAGGCGGAGGGAACCACCGAGATAAGAGGGGCGGGAGAGCTCAGGGTAAAGGAGTGCGACCGCATCGCCGCAGTGGCCGAGGGATTGAGGGCTATGGGAGCGGATATAACCGAGCACGACGATGGCTGGACCATCCCGGGATCCCAGAAGCTCCGTGGTGCCAGGGTGGACAGCAGAGGGGACCACCGTATAGCCATGGCCATGGCGGTGGCTGGACTGGCGGCTGACGGGCCTGTGGAGATACTTGGCTCCGACTGCGTCTCCATCTCCTACCCCGAGTTCTTCTCTCAGCTGGAGGAACTCTCCGACGACCTCGTTCCGACGAGAGGCTGA
- a CDS encoding HAD-IIA family hydrolase has product MIADRYDAFFLDLDGVVYVGDRQTNGAASALDRLRSMGKDIRFLTNNPTDGSEIVRRLKELGIEAKEEEVVTSGTATARVLADRGIGPVWVLGHGGLRKAMTDAKLSLAEAPPCEAVVVGWDDDVTLGQIRRAALAIRQGALFVATNEDPTYPSSEGILSGVGVVVDALIAGSGTRPLSVGKPWTAMFEQARRTLAPGKRAVMIGDTPYVDVLGAHRAGIDAILMGSAETYPGKLDFRNPDGRIDKLGDLFDDAISMGVWDSPTYPWPESVEPGVAGVVLDESGRVLLMRRSDNGRWGIPSGHVEPGETVQTAVVREIREETGLEVEVEELIGLYSDPVSQVITYPDSRICHFVTSCFLCRVMGGSLITSGPETLDAGFFDPHDLPEPLMSMHPRWLADALAPSGRPFVR; this is encoded by the coding sequence ATGATAGCAGATAGATACGACGCTTTTTTTCTCGACCTTGACGGGGTCGTCTATGTGGGAGATCGTCAGACCAACGGCGCCGCCTCGGCTCTGGACAGGCTCCGTTCCATGGGCAAGGACATTCGGTTTCTCACCAATAACCCCACCGACGGAAGCGAGATAGTTCGTCGATTGAAGGAGTTGGGGATAGAGGCAAAGGAGGAAGAGGTGGTCACCTCCGGTACCGCCACCGCCCGAGTGCTGGCCGACAGGGGCATCGGCCCTGTGTGGGTGCTGGGCCACGGTGGACTGAGAAAGGCCATGACCGACGCGAAACTCTCCCTTGCGGAGGCCCCGCCATGCGAGGCGGTCGTGGTGGGATGGGACGACGACGTCACCTTGGGACAGATCCGGCGGGCCGCTCTGGCGATCCGACAGGGGGCTCTCTTCGTCGCCACCAATGAGGACCCCACCTATCCCAGTTCGGAAGGCATTCTTTCCGGCGTTGGGGTTGTGGTGGACGCACTCATTGCCGGAAGCGGAACCAGACCCCTCTCGGTGGGCAAACCTTGGACCGCCATGTTCGAGCAGGCTAGGAGGACCCTGGCTCCGGGAAAACGTGCCGTAATGATCGGTGATACCCCTTACGTGGACGTCCTGGGAGCTCACAGGGCCGGTATAGACGCCATACTAATGGGATCCGCCGAGACCTATCCCGGCAAGTTGGACTTTAGAAATCCGGACGGACGGATAGACAAATTAGGCGATCTGTTCGACGACGCGATCTCCATGGGAGTCTGGGACTCTCCCACCTACCCTTGGCCCGAGTCGGTTGAGCCGGGAGTGGCCGGGGTGGTCCTGGACGAATCGGGCAGAGTCCTTCTGATGCGTCGCTCCGATAACGGACGATGGGGCATCCCCTCGGGGCACGTCGAGCCCGGCGAGACCGTGCAGACCGCCGTGGTCAGGGAGATCCGTGAGGAGACGGGACTGGAGGTGGAGGTCGAGGAGCTGATAGGCCTCTACTCCGATCCGGTGTCGCAGGTGATAACTTATCCGGACAGTCGCATTTGCCATTTCGTGACCAGCTGTTTCCTCTGCCGAGTAATGGGTGGCTCTCTGATCACCTCCGGCCCCGAGACGCTGGACGCCGGTTTCTTCGATCCTCATGATTTGCCGGAGCCTCTGATGTCCATGCACCCCAGATGGCTTGCCGACGCGCTGGCCCCTTCCGGAAGA
- a CDS encoding glycosyltransferase family 39 protein translates to MIDDAREKRIAKILITTLLCIPVVYFLTLNWNGLLDPDEGRYAEVAREMLATGDFVTPHLNFTKFFDKPPLSYWLTAMLFRLFGQNELAARLGPAICGIITIWLVYLVASATWGKRTGYISSIVLGSSLLFFALAHVVITDMVLTSCVTASMAGFYMVQRGNRRWLPAFYVSMAAGILAKGLIGVVIPVGTAVIWAIVTVDRRALGRMFSLRWSGASLAISLPWFLAVCERNPDFFDYFFIRQHFIRYLTTADNRYEPIWFFLPIVLIGLLPWTGFLLRSMLSLFDAGKVIESLKERKGEAFMWIWAAFTVLFFSLSGSKLIPYILPAFPPLSVVIGREIDSRIRENHEGKNSLATIFTVSLLLVYGIALAALPFFYGEYPFWSIARWSFPDALILWGGSLAVVYLSNPPGNMEKVVVVLGIVGLLNGVCSVGLGSVYASNHSSRTVAEFIGRYRSQGDSVVQYGGFDQGLPFYLGQRVVLTSHSQDMDFGDAHEKDRSWFLDDEGLRALWRKQKKVFLVAECDDLSKLRSLLAPSVYSLQMPVGKVLLSNRRFSERPDARLSRGSDIR, encoded by the coding sequence ATGATCGACGATGCAAGAGAAAAGAGGATCGCGAAGATCCTGATCACGACCCTGCTGTGTATCCCGGTGGTCTACTTTCTAACCTTGAACTGGAACGGACTGCTGGATCCCGACGAGGGACGATACGCCGAGGTAGCCAGGGAGATGCTGGCTACAGGCGACTTCGTGACGCCTCACCTCAACTTCACGAAATTCTTCGACAAGCCGCCTCTCTCCTATTGGCTGACCGCCATGCTGTTCCGCCTTTTCGGCCAAAACGAGCTGGCGGCACGTCTCGGTCCGGCAATATGCGGAATCATCACGATATGGCTCGTGTATCTAGTGGCCTCGGCGACCTGGGGGAAAAGGACCGGCTACATATCGTCCATCGTGCTGGGCTCCTCGCTTCTATTCTTCGCCTTGGCACACGTGGTCATAACCGACATGGTCCTGACGTCCTGCGTCACCGCGTCTATGGCTGGATTCTACATGGTTCAAAGAGGGAACCGACGATGGCTTCCCGCCTTTTACGTCAGCATGGCTGCCGGCATACTTGCGAAGGGCCTTATAGGCGTAGTGATTCCTGTCGGTACGGCTGTGATCTGGGCTATCGTCACAGTCGACCGACGGGCGCTCGGCCGCATGTTTTCCCTGAGGTGGTCCGGAGCGTCGCTGGCTATCTCCCTGCCGTGGTTTTTAGCCGTATGCGAAAGGAATCCCGATTTCTTCGACTACTTCTTTATCAGGCAGCATTTTATCCGCTACCTGACCACGGCGGACAACAGATACGAACCGATCTGGTTCTTTCTGCCAATCGTGCTGATCGGCCTTCTCCCCTGGACCGGTTTCCTTCTACGGTCCATGCTCTCCCTTTTCGACGCGGGAAAGGTCATAGAATCTCTGAAGGAAAGGAAAGGAGAGGCTTTTATGTGGATCTGGGCGGCCTTCACAGTTCTGTTCTTCTCTCTCTCCGGGTCGAAGCTCATTCCTTATATCCTACCAGCCTTTCCGCCCCTCTCGGTCGTCATCGGCAGGGAAATAGACTCGCGCATCCGAGAGAACCACGAGGGGAAGAACTCTCTTGCAACCATCTTCACCGTGTCGCTCCTTCTGGTCTATGGCATAGCCCTGGCAGCGCTCCCGTTCTTCTACGGAGAGTACCCCTTCTGGAGCATCGCCAGATGGTCCTTTCCCGATGCATTAATCCTCTGGGGAGGGTCCCTGGCCGTGGTCTACTTGTCGAATCCGCCGGGGAACATGGAGAAGGTCGTCGTGGTCCTAGGCATAGTGGGGCTTCTCAACGGCGTCTGTTCCGTGGGGCTGGGCTCAGTGTACGCCTCGAACCACAGTTCCAGGACCGTGGCCGAATTCATCGGCCGCTACAGATCGCAGGGAGACTCGGTAGTTCAATACGGCGGGTTCGACCAGGGACTGCCGTTCTATCTCGGCCAGAGGGTCGTCCTCACATCCCACTCTCAGGATATGGATTTCGGTGATGCCCATGAAAAGGACAGGTCGTGGTTCTTAGACGACGAAGGACTCCGGGCTCTGTGGCGAAAACAAAAAAAGGTCTTTCTAGTGGCCGAATGCGACGATCTGTCCAAGCTCAGGTCCCTCCTGGCCCCTTCGGTCTATTCGCTGCAAATGCCTGTGGGGAAGGTCCTTTTGTCCAACCGGCGATTCTCCGAAAGGCCCGACGCTCGACTCTCAAGGGGGAGCGATATAAGATGA
- a CDS encoding glycosyltransferase, producing MKNGIGTWIIVPCFNEGRRLNLDAFRKYLRSHEDTGFCFVDDGSQDNTWARLEPMRSGFPRQTTALHLNRNSGKAEAVRSGINFTLKRTATARYVGFWDADLATPLDEIDSFRHILRENDSFAVASGSRIRRMGASIERSVLRDLEGRVFAALASLVLGLGFRETQCGAKLFERSLAERIFQDPFISSWGFDVEIFARVLRLYGRERTKKLICEVPLRSWREIPGSKMDLAGKLRSLTDLVLIFHRYRMLPPIVTKSSPIRGTAMRSWR from the coding sequence ATGAAAAACGGAATAGGAACCTGGATAATAGTCCCATGCTTCAACGAAGGACGACGTCTGAACCTGGACGCCTTCCGGAAATACCTCAGGTCCCACGAGGACACCGGATTCTGCTTCGTGGACGACGGCAGCCAGGACAACACATGGGCGAGGCTGGAACCGATGCGCTCGGGTTTTCCCCGTCAGACGACGGCTTTGCACCTTAATAGGAACTCGGGAAAGGCCGAGGCAGTCCGTTCCGGCATAAACTTCACCTTGAAACGCACGGCAACGGCAAGATATGTGGGGTTCTGGGACGCCGATCTGGCTACCCCGCTGGACGAGATAGATTCCTTCCGCCACATCCTGAGGGAAAACGATTCATTCGCGGTCGCCAGCGGATCCAGAATCAGGCGAATGGGGGCGTCCATTGAGAGAAGCGTCCTCAGAGACCTTGAGGGCCGAGTCTTCGCGGCTCTCGCATCCCTGGTGCTAGGGCTGGGCTTTAGGGAAACCCAGTGCGGGGCAAAACTGTTCGAAAGGTCCCTAGCGGAAAGAATCTTCCAGGATCCATTCATCAGTTCATGGGGATTCGACGTTGAGATCTTTGCCAGGGTGCTCCGACTTTACGGCAGGGAGAGAACGAAGAAATTGATCTGCGAGGTTCCCCTCAGATCGTGGAGGGAGATACCGGGATCGAAGATGGATTTAGCGGGCAAGCTGAGGTCACTGACGGATCTGGTACTCA
- the aroB gene encoding 3-dehydroquinate synthase, whose amino-acid sequence MGRGELVFLGGFMGSGKTSVGQRLAEAVGLPFVDLDKAIELRAGASVAEIFASQGEEGFRRLEAQSLREISDLERCIVALGGGALKDPKGRELIRKKGRLVILDASADTVKNRVAAQPGQRPLLKMENLEDLWEKRRPLYSDGDLRVETDHLNVSQVAEAIREGLSLPLKGDCDQRILGDERTGLVVVGQGVLSKLPELLGRTDTYVVADSMTGPLFEPVVGQTRGRSVLPRGEDAKTMEVVEGLYDDFLSVGMDRGDVVLALGGGCVGDVAGFAAATWMRGIELVQCPTTLLAQVDSSIGGKVGVNLPQGKNLVGAFHRPKIVLSDVNCLTSLSWKDYRQGLGEVVKYGLGEDPELFDLLERNVGGLLRRDPGLLVEVVARCVSIKLDLVSRDEREHDVRTRLNLGHTVAHGLEAASGYRDWSHGDAVAVGMVVATELSCRLGECDRHRLDRLNRLLTDLRLPRRPDRPWPDLERHIARDKKFRKGSPRLVLPRSDEVSFVWEGPIEELRRAYEEVYRS is encoded by the coding sequence GTGGGTAGAGGAGAGCTGGTTTTTCTCGGAGGGTTCATGGGATCCGGAAAGACCTCGGTGGGCCAGAGGCTGGCCGAGGCAGTGGGACTTCCCTTCGTGGATCTGGACAAGGCCATAGAGCTTAGGGCCGGGGCCTCCGTGGCGGAGATATTCGCCTCTCAGGGGGAGGAAGGCTTCCGCAGGCTCGAGGCCCAGTCGCTTAGAGAGATATCGGACCTCGAACGGTGCATAGTCGCCCTGGGCGGCGGTGCCCTGAAGGATCCGAAGGGTCGGGAGCTCATCCGCAAAAAAGGCAGACTTGTGATACTGGACGCTTCGGCGGATACGGTAAAAAACAGGGTGGCGGCCCAGCCGGGACAGAGGCCTCTTCTGAAGATGGAGAACCTTGAGGATCTCTGGGAGAAAAGGCGTCCCCTTTACAGCGACGGCGACCTGAGAGTTGAGACGGATCATCTTAACGTCTCTCAGGTGGCGGAGGCGATCCGGGAGGGGTTATCCCTTCCATTGAAGGGCGACTGCGATCAGAGGATCCTCGGGGACGAGAGGACCGGCCTGGTGGTGGTAGGCCAGGGAGTGCTGTCGAAACTTCCGGAGCTTCTCGGCCGGACCGATACCTATGTGGTGGCCGACTCCATGACAGGACCTCTCTTCGAGCCGGTGGTAGGCCAGACAAGGGGGCGTTCGGTGCTTCCCAGAGGCGAGGACGCCAAGACCATGGAGGTGGTGGAAGGACTGTACGACGACTTTCTCTCCGTTGGTATGGACCGGGGCGACGTGGTGTTGGCCCTGGGCGGCGGCTGTGTGGGAGACGTGGCCGGATTCGCCGCCGCTACCTGGATGAGGGGAATAGAGCTTGTCCAGTGTCCCACCACCCTTTTGGCCCAGGTGGACAGCTCCATAGGAGGCAAGGTCGGGGTGAACCTGCCTCAGGGAAAGAACCTCGTCGGAGCCTTCCATCGTCCGAAAATAGTCCTTTCCGACGTGAACTGTCTTACCTCCCTTTCCTGGAAGGACTACCGCCAGGGACTGGGAGAGGTGGTCAAGTACGGTCTCGGAGAGGATCCCGAGCTTTTCGATCTTCTGGAGAGAAACGTCGGAGGCCTTCTGCGCCGCGATCCCGGTTTGCTGGTGGAGGTTGTGGCCCGGTGTGTCTCCATAAAACTCGACCTGGTTTCTCGGGACGAAAGGGAGCACGATGTCAGGACCAGACTCAACCTGGGACACACGGTGGCCCACGGTCTGGAGGCTGCCTCGGGATATCGCGACTGGAGCCACGGAGACGCAGTGGCCGTCGGAATGGTCGTGGCGACCGAGCTCTCCTGTCGATTGGGAGAGTGCGACAGGCACAGATTGGACAGGCTTAACCGGCTTCTGACGGATCTGAGGTTACCTCGCCGTCCCGATCGACCCTGGCCCGACCTGGAGCGCCATATCGCCAGAGACAAGAAGTTCAGAAAAGGCAGCCCCAGGCTGGTGCTTCCCAGAAGCGACGAGGTCTCCTTCGTATGGGAGGGCCCCATCGAAGAGCTGAGAAGAGCCTACGAAGAGGTCTACAGATCCTAG
- a CDS encoding prephenate dehydrogenase — MGLEGRHVGIVGLGLMGGSLAGRLTSWGRCASVAAWDRDPSALDLGESMGLFTYRAPSLERLTARSQVLVLAVPVELMVPVSLSAVPFGDGLEAVMDLSSVRGYLHRTLGRIWGKRHLGFHPMAGKETGGVENASPDLVEGATIALVSGSDVEEKAVSLAEEMAAILGASTLCMDPDEHDETVAWISHLPMVLASALALGAGEAMERLPGISKMAAGGFRDTSRVASGPSWLTASVLEHNEKLVPAIRRTVKILEAFIDASPEEALRGAARAARYREAVLAGPSKEEKR; from the coding sequence ATGGGGCTTGAAGGTCGCCATGTAGGGATCGTCGGACTGGGGCTTATGGGGGGCTCCCTAGCCGGGAGGCTAACGTCCTGGGGACGGTGCGCCTCGGTTGCCGCCTGGGATCGAGACCCCTCAGCCCTGGACCTGGGGGAATCAATGGGGCTCTTCACCTACAGAGCCCCCTCGTTGGAGAGGCTGACGGCAAGGTCTCAGGTCCTTGTTCTGGCGGTTCCGGTGGAGCTCATGGTTCCCGTCTCTCTTTCGGCGGTTCCCTTCGGCGACGGACTGGAGGCGGTGATGGACCTCTCCAGCGTGAGGGGATACCTTCACCGGACCCTCGGGCGTATATGGGGCAAAAGGCATCTGGGCTTTCACCCAATGGCCGGCAAGGAGACCGGAGGGGTGGAAAACGCCTCGCCGGACCTCGTAGAGGGGGCCACGATCGCCCTCGTTTCGGGATCCGACGTCGAAGAGAAGGCGGTGTCCCTGGCGGAGGAGATGGCGGCGATCCTCGGGGCTTCGACCCTATGCATGGATCCGGACGAACACGACGAGACGGTTGCCTGGATTAGCCATCTTCCCATGGTTCTGGCTTCGGCACTGGCTCTCGGAGCTGGAGAGGCAATGGAGAGGCTTCCCGGGATCTCGAAGATGGCTGCGGGAGGCTTCAGGGACACCTCCCGGGTGGCGTCCGGACCTTCCTGGCTGACGGCCTCGGTCCTGGAACACAACGAAAAACTGGTGCCGGCTATTCGCCGGACCGTGAAGATTCTGGAGGCCTTTATCGACGCATCTCCCGAGGAAGCTCTTCGAGGGGCGGCTCGAGCGGCCCGATACAGGGAAGCCGTTTTGGCTGGCCCGTCTAAGGAGGAAAAGAGATGA
- the aroC gene encoding chorismate synthase — MAIRFLTGGESHGRGLVTIVEGLPAGLELPKDLLESELARRRRGWGRGPRMALERDRLEVWGGLRDGVTTGAPLSICLENTEWESWRGALDPHDVDPEKAEKKRIDCPRPGHSDLVGGIKYGHSDMRNVLERSSARSTAALTLAGTVARALLERLGITVRGAVTSIGGVAIEDPLSEEEWTRAETSDLGCPREADEKALISRISKAKEEGDSLGGTFLVSLRGMPVGVGSYVEWDRRLDGKLAGAVMSIPAIKGVEIGGGFNLAALPGSLVHDEISMEDGKIVRLSNRAGGLEGGMTNGQDVLVRAAMKPIPTMRKPLRSVDLARGENTMAHFERSDSCAVPAACVVGEAMVAWVAASALTERFGGDVMEDLERRVSELRLETGRDRRG; from the coding sequence ATGGCTATCCGTTTTCTCACAGGAGGCGAATCCCACGGAAGAGGGCTCGTCACTATCGTCGAGGGACTTCCGGCCGGACTGGAGCTACCCAAGGACCTGCTGGAGTCCGAGCTGGCCCGAAGGCGGAGAGGATGGGGAAGAGGCCCCAGAATGGCCCTGGAAAGGGATCGTCTGGAGGTGTGGGGCGGCCTGAGAGACGGCGTGACCACCGGGGCGCCTCTGTCGATCTGTCTGGAGAACACCGAGTGGGAGTCTTGGAGAGGAGCTCTGGATCCCCATGACGTGGATCCGGAGAAGGCGGAGAAGAAGCGAATCGACTGTCCCAGACCGGGCCACTCGGACCTGGTCGGAGGTATCAAATACGGACACTCGGACATGAGGAACGTGCTGGAGCGCTCCAGCGCCAGATCCACCGCCGCCTTGACCCTGGCCGGGACCGTAGCCCGGGCTCTTCTCGAGAGGCTTGGGATAACCGTCAGGGGAGCGGTCACCTCCATAGGAGGGGTCGCCATAGAGGATCCTCTGTCGGAGGAAGAGTGGACCAGAGCCGAGACTTCCGATCTCGGCTGCCCTAGAGAGGCGGACGAGAAAGCCCTGATATCCCGGATCTCCAAGGCTAAGGAAGAGGGCGACTCTTTAGGAGGAACCTTTCTGGTGTCTCTTCGCGGTATGCCCGTAGGGGTCGGGTCCTACGTGGAGTGGGATCGACGTCTGGACGGTAAGCTGGCCGGGGCGGTTATGTCCATACCGGCCATAAAGGGAGTGGAGATAGGCGGAGGGTTCAACCTCGCGGCACTTCCCGGCAGCCTGGTTCACGACGAGATCTCGATGGAGGACGGAAAGATAGTCCGTCTATCGAACAGAGCCGGCGGCCTCGAGGGGGGTATGACCAACGGCCAGGACGTTTTGGTGCGGGCGGCGATGAAGCCCATCCCCACCATGAGAAAGCCTCTGAGGTCGGTGGATCTGGCCAGAGGTGAGAATACCATGGCCCACTTCGAGAGGAGCGACAGCTGCGCGGTTCCCGCCGCCTGCGTCGTGGGAGAGGCCATGGTGGCCTGGGTGGCCGCCTCTGCCCTCACGGAAAGGTTCGGAGGAGACGTTATGGAGGACCTGGAGCGTAGGGTCTCGGAACTTCGTCTGGAGACAGGGAGGGATCGTCGTGGGTAG